The Porphyromonas pogonae genome segment TTTGGCCACGGGAGCTCTAAAGGCAAGCAACACATCTCCCACAGGACCATTACGATGCTTAGCAATAATAAACTCGGCCTTGCCTCTCAGGTCCATTCCGGTATTAGGATCCTCATATATTTTATAATACTCGGGGCGGTGTATAAAGCATACAATATCCGCATCCTGCTCAATAGCACCGGATTCACGAAGGTCTGAAAGCTGAGGGCGTTTACTATTGGCATCACCTTGACGGTTTTCTACACCACGGTTGAGCTGAGAAAGGGCAATGATAGGGATTTTGAGTTCCTTGGCCAAGACTTTCAACGAACGAGATATGGTACTTACTTCCTGCTCACGGTTTCCAAAACTCATTCCACTTGCGTTCATCAGCTGTAAGTAGTCGATGATGATCATCTTGACACTATGTTCTCGCACCAAACGACGGGCTTTTGTCCTAAGCTCAAAAATAGACAAACTAGGTGTATCGTCAATGAAAAGAGGAGTCTCGTCCAAGTCTTTAATTCTTGTCATCAGACGCTTCCATTCATCATCATCAAGTCGTCCGTTTTTGATCTTATCACCCGTGATTTCGCAAACATTACTCAGCAGACGCTTAGCAAGCTGTACTCCACTCATTTCAAGGTTGAAAAGAGCAACGGGTATTTTCTTGTCCACTGTCATATTTTTGGCCATGGACAATACAAATGCCGTCTTACCCATTGCAGGACGTGCTGCTATAATAATCAAGTCCGATCTTTGCCATCCCGAGGTCATTTCGTCAATACCAGGGAACCCGGATGTAAGTCCGCTGATACCCTCTGCCCTATTTGCTGCAATTTGAATTTCGCCCACAGCTTCTTTGATGATAGGATTGATAGGCACTACATCCTGCTTCATGTTTCTTTGGGATATCTCAAAGAGTTTACCCTCGGCAAGTTGCATCTGGTCTTCTATGTCCTCAGTATCATCGTATGCTCTTTTCAGAACATCCGAAGAGAAGTTGATAATCTCACGGCTTAATGCTTTTTGAGCTAATATTTTAGCATGAAATTCAAGATTGGCAGAACTCGCTACCTTCAGTGTAAGCCCTGCAATGTAGGATGGCCCCCCTACTGCTTCCAAATTATCAGTACGTCTCAGTTGCTCGGTTACAGTGAGCATATCCACCGGTTGCTGATTCAAAGCTAAGGTCATGATAGCCTCATAGATATGTTCATGAGCTTTTACATAGAATGAAGAAGGCTTGAGAAGCTCGCTTACTTGTCCGTAAGCATCCTTCTCCAAGAGTATTGCACCCAATACCGCCTCTTCCAATTCTATAGCCTGTGGTGGTTTGCGCCCTTCTAAAACAGGAGCAGAAGTAGAAGATTGTTGTTTTGTTGTCTTTCGGGATTTTGGATCCGCCATTTTATTAATCTAGTTTGAGCACAGCAAGAAAAGCTTTTTGAGGGACTTCCACAGATCCAATCTGCTTCATGCGTTTCTTTCCTTCCTTCTGCTTTTCGAGTAGTTTCCTTTTACGGGAGATATCTCCACCATAACACTTGGCCGTTACATCCTTTCGCACGGCTTTAATAGTCTCTCGAGCTATAATCTTAGCTCCGATAGCTGCTTGGATCGCTATATCAAATTGCTGACGAGGTATAAGTTCCTTGAGCTTTTCGCACATGCGACGTCCAAACGCAACACTATTGTCAATATGAGTCAATGTCGAGAGTGCGTCTACCGGTTCGCCATTCAACAAAATATCTAGTTTGACTAGCTTAGCCGGTCTGAAATCACTGAGGTGATAATCAAACGAGGCATAACCTTTGGATATACTCTTGAGTTTGTCATAGAAGTCTATTACAATTTCACCTAATGGCATATCATAGAATATCTCCACTCTATCGCCTGAGATATATTCTTGCTTGACCAAAATACCTCTTTTACCAAGGCACAAAGTCATAATGGGACCTATATATGTAGTATTTGTTATGACAGAGGCTCGTATGTAGGGTTCATCGATATGATCAATCAGAGTAAGATCGGGTAAGCCGGACGGATTGTGTACTTCTTTGCAATCCCCTTTTTTGTCATATACTTTATAAGATACGTTGGGCACTGTGGTGATAACATTCATGTTAAACTCACGCTCCAAACGCTCCTGAATAATCTCCATGTGCAATAATCCCAGAAATCCGCAACGGAATCCAAATCCCAAAGCCGCAGAGCTCTCAGGTTGGAATGTCAAGGATGCATCATTAAGTTGCAGCTTTTCCAATGAAGACCTTAAATTCTCAAAATCTTCACTATCGATAGGATAGACTCCGGCAAATACCATTGGTTTTACTTCCTCAAAACCTGAGATGGCCTGCTTAGCACCGTTTGTAACGTGCGTAATGGTATCACCGACCTTGACTTCTTTACTGGTTTTAATTCCCGATATAATATAGCCTACATCACCTGTTTTCACTTCTTTACGAGGCTCCATATCCAGGCGAAGTACACCTACCTCATCAGCATCGTATTCCTTACCCGTAGCAATAAACTTGACGTGGTCACCTGTTTTGATAGACCCATTTACCACCTTATAATAAGCAATAATACCTCTAAAAGGGTTGAAGACAGAATCAAATATAAGGCATTGTAAAGGGGCATCAGGGTCTCCTTTGGGAGAAGGCACTTGCTCTATGATAGCCTTGAGTATATCCTCTACACCTTGCCCGGTCTTTCCACTGGCACGTATAATTTCCTCACGTTTACAACCCAATAGTTCAATGATCTGATCTTCCACTTCATCAGGCATTGCACTGGGTAAATCCACTTTATTTACTATAGGTATAATCTCCAGATCGTGTTCGAGTGCCATGTAAAGATTGGAGATTGTCTGAGCCTGTATGCCCTGAGCCGCATCCACAATCAATAATGCTCCCTCACACGCAGCAATCGAGCGTGATACTTCATAAGAAAAATCCACATGACCCGGAGTATCGATAAGGTTGAGTAC includes the following:
- the dnaB gene encoding replicative DNA helicase; the protein is MADPKSRKTTKQQSSTSAPVLEGRKPPQAIELEEAVLGAILLEKDAYGQVSELLKPSSFYVKAHEHIYEAIMTLALNQQPVDMLTVTEQLRRTDNLEAVGGPSYIAGLTLKVASSANLEFHAKILAQKALSREIINFSSDVLKRAYDDTEDIEDQMQLAEGKLFEISQRNMKQDVVPINPIIKEAVGEIQIAANRAEGISGLTSGFPGIDEMTSGWQRSDLIIIAARPAMGKTAFVLSMAKNMTVDKKIPVALFNLEMSGVQLAKRLLSNVCEITGDKIKNGRLDDDEWKRLMTRIKDLDETPLFIDDTPSLSIFELRTKARRLVREHSVKMIIIDYLQLMNASGMSFGNREQEVSTISRSLKVLAKELKIPIIALSQLNRGVENRQGDANSKRPQLSDLRESGAIEQDADIVCFIHRPEYYKIYEDPNTGMDLRGKAEFIIAKHRNGPVGDVLLAFRAPVAKFLPLEEENNKMTRRANISAQLPEGNYPSQVSDRSMENPLDGGIISIPSSDEDAFINGVNQIKNPFN
- the lepA gene encoding translation elongation factor 4, translated to MNNIRNFCIIAHIDHGKSTLADRLLETTQTVIGKDLQEQVLDNMDLERERGITIKSHAIQMNYVYEGNPYVLNLIDTPGHVDFSYEVSRSIAACEGALLIVDAAQGIQAQTISNLYMALEHDLEIIPIVNKVDLPSAMPDEVEDQIIELLGCKREEIIRASGKTGQGVEDILKAIIEQVPSPKGDPDAPLQCLIFDSVFNPFRGIIAYYKVVNGSIKTGDHVKFIATGKEYDADEVGVLRLDMEPRKEVKTGDVGYIISGIKTSKEVKVGDTITHVTNGAKQAISGFEEVKPMVFAGVYPIDSEDFENLRSSLEKLQLNDASLTFQPESSAALGFGFRCGFLGLLHMEIIQERLEREFNMNVITTVPNVSYKVYDKKGDCKEVHNPSGLPDLTLIDHIDEPYIRASVITNTTYIGPIMTLCLGKRGILVKQEYISGDRVEIFYDMPLGEIVIDFYDKLKSISKGYASFDYHLSDFRPAKLVKLDILLNGEPVDALSTLTHIDNSVAFGRRMCEKLKELIPRQQFDIAIQAAIGAKIIARETIKAVRKDVTAKCYGGDISRKRKLLEKQKEGKKRMKQIGSVEVPQKAFLAVLKLD